The genomic region AGCGCCGTGCCCAGCCCCTCGGCCCGGCAGGCCAGGATGAAGTTCTGCACCGCGGGGTAGATCGAGGCGCCGCCCACGACGGACAGCCGGCCAAGCTGCGTGTCGGTGGCAAAGCAGTCCGCGAGCCGCGCGCACACCACCGCGATCGCCGGCACCTCGGCCAGGTGATTCGCGAAGTAGTCCGCGTTGCGGACCATGGCGGGCAGCGTGTCGACGCGCACGTCGCCGCGGGTCATGCCGCCGATGTACTGCTTCCAGTGCGGGAGATAGAGCGCGGC from Myxococcota bacterium harbors:
- a CDS encoding nitroreductase family protein gives rise to the protein MDLYEAIESTGTCRYYKPDPIPAKVLRRVLEAARFAPSGGNRQPVRFVIVTDPALRKELAALYLPHWKQYIGGMTRGDVRVDTLPAMVRNADYFANHLAEVPAIAVVCARLADCFATDTQLGRLSVVGGASIYPAVQNFILACRAEGLGTAL